One part of the Vicia villosa cultivar HV-30 ecotype Madison, WI linkage group LG6, Vvil1.0, whole genome shotgun sequence genome encodes these proteins:
- the LOC131610636 gene encoding phytyl ester synthase 1, chloroplastic-like isoform X1, with amino-acid sequence MASLTMAFGVSPIPTIKTTTTSLRKHRHKLQVHQPRNLDVLSSESDPLNGASSSSVSVEANQNGSAIKEVVKSKVPSSLSSRVVVDDDEEAGLAPLWDDGYGNRTVEDYFAVSKEICKFDGGPPRWFCPIESTRPSNDSPTMMFLPGMDGTGFGLSLHHQALARFFEVRCLHIPVHDRTPFEGLVKLVEEAVKLEHAQSPKKPIYLLGDSLGGCLALAVAARNPTVDLILILVNPATSFGKSQLQPLLPILEAMPDELHVTVPFLLSFIMGEPLKMASVNIGNGLPPTKIMEKLSNNLTSLLPCLPELADIIPKDTLLWKIKLLKSAAAYTNSRLHAVRAEVLVLASGKDNMLPSVNEAQRLAGTLKNCKIRIFKDNGHTLLLEDCIGLLTIIKGTCMYRRSGRHDLVTNFIPPSMTEFRYAMDEVVGLFRSVTGSVMFSTLEDGKIVKGLSGVPDEGPVLFVGYHMLLGLELISLTDEFLSQKGIALRGIAHPDLFTGKIESTSSEFSMVDWVKVFGGVPVSASNLFKLLSTKSHVLLYPGGAREALHFKGEEYKLIWPDHPEFVRMAARFGATIVPFGAVGEDDIAEIALDYNDLMKIPIVNGYIKDLNRDSVKIRDEKSGEVANQNLSFPVLLPKIPGRFYYLFGKPIRMKGMENIVKDRENVNELYLQIKSEVEKNIDYLIKKREEDPYRNLIDRKMYQTFYPAQTDQTPTFNP; translated from the exons ATGGCTTCTCTAACAATGGCTTTCGGAGTTTCACCCATTCCCAccataaaaacaacaacaacatctctAAGAAAACACCGTCACAAACTCCAAGTTCATCAACCACGTAACTTAGATGTACTATCTTCCGAATCCGATCCACTCAACGgagcttcttcttcttcggtTTCTGTTGAAGCAAACCAAAATGGTTCTGCTATCAAGGAGGTAGTAAAAAGCAAGGTTCCTTCATCATTGAGTTCTagagttgttgttgatgatgatgaagaagctgGTTTGGCACCACTTTGGGACGATGGATATGGGAATCGTACGGTGGAAGATTACTTTGCTGTGTCGAAAGAGATTTGCAAGTTTGATGGTGGGCCACCACGTTGGTTCTGCCCAATTGAATCTACTCGTCCTTCCAATGATTCTCCCACTATGATGTTTTTACCCG GGATGGATGGGACTGGATTTGGTCTATCTTTGCATCATCAAGCTCTTGCCAG GTTTTTTGAAGTTCGTTGCTTGCATATTCCTGTTCATGATCGAACGCCATTTGAAG GACTggtgaaacttgttgaagaagCTGTTAAACTGGAGCATGCTCAATCGCCAAAGAAGCCGATTTATCTGCTCGGCGATTCCTTAGGTGGATGCCTTGCACTTGCCGTTGCCGCTCGTAATCCAACGGTTGATCTAATACTTATTTTAGTCAATCCTG CTACATCCTTTGGTAAATCTCAGTTGCAACCTTTGTTACCTATCTTGGAGGCTATGCCGGATGAATTACATGTAACtgttccatttcttcttagtttTATCATGG GTGAACCATTGAAGATGGCATCGGTCAATATTGGAAACGGGCTTCCTCCTACGAAGATAATGGAAAAACTGTCAAACAACCTTACTTCATTGCTGCCATGTCTTCCT GAGCTGGCTGATATTATACCAAAAGACACTCTTCTTTGGAAGATTAAACTTCTCAAATCAGCTGCTGCATATACTAATTCGCGTCTGCATGCTGTCAGAGCCGAAGTACTTGTACTTGCTAG TGGCAAGGATAACATGCTTCCTAGTGTAAATGAAGCTCAAAGACTCGCGGGTACGTTGAAGAACTGCAAAATTCGTATCTTCAAGGACAACGGACACACCCTTCTTTTG GAAGATTGTATTGGTCTGCTAACAATCATCAAGGGAACTTGCATGTACCGACGTTCGGGGAGGCATGATTTGGTCACGAACTTCATTCCCCCCAGTATGACAGAATTCAGATATGCAATGGATGAAGTAGTTGG ATTATTCCGTTCTGTTACTGGATCGGTGATGTTCTCTACATTGGAGGACGGAAAGATAGTAAAAGGTCTATCAGGTGTTCCAGATGAAGGTCCTGTCTTATTCGTCGGTTATCACATGTTGTTGGGATTAGAACTTATCTCACTTACAGATGAATTTTTAAGTCAGAAGGGTATTGCTCTTCGCGGAATAGCCCATCCTGATCTGTTTACAGGAAAAATCGAGAGCACTTCTTCTGAGTTTTCTATGGTTGATTGGGTGAAGGTATTTGGTGGTGTGCCTGTTTCCGCAAGCAATCTTTTTAAATTGCTTTCAACTAAATCTCATGTTCTCCTATATCCTGGTGGTGCTCGCGAGGCTCTCCATTTCAAG GGTGAAGAATACAAGTTGATTTGGCCTGATCATCCCGAATTCGTGAGAATGGCGGCACGATTTGGCGCTACCATTGTGCCATTTGGAGCTGTAGGCGAAGATGATATCGCTGAA ATAGCTCTTGACTACAACGACTTAATGAAGATTCCGATAGTCAACGGTTACATCAAAGATCTTAATCGAGACTCAGTCAAAATTCG AGATGAGAAAAGTGGCGAGGTAGCAAACCAAAACCTGTCATTTCCGGTGCTTCTACCGAAAATACCGGGTCGATTTTACTATCTATTTGGGAAGCCGATAAGAATGAAAGGCATGGAGAATATAGTAAAAGACAGAGAAAATGTGAACGAATTGTACCTGCAGATTAAGTCTGAAGTTGAGAAAAACATAGATTATTTGATCAAGAAGAGAGAGGAGGATCCTTATAGGAATTTAATAGATAGGAAAATGTATCAGACATTTTATCCTGCTCAAACTGATCAAACCCCAACATTTAATCCCTGA
- the LOC131610638 gene encoding uncharacterized protein LOC131610638 produces the protein MHRVASTGNANNSTRPRKEKRLTYVLHDPDDTKHCAGINCLALLTSAISDGSDYLFTGSRDGRLKRWALSEDVATCSATFESHVDWVNDAVLVGDNTLVSCSSDATLKTWNALSTGTCVRTHRQHTDYVTCLAAAGKNSNIVASGGLGGEVFMWDIEAALAPVSKCNDASVDESTNGIANSLPSTNLRNISSSNSISLHTTQTQGYIPIAAKGHKESVYALAMNEGGSILVSGGTEKVVRVWDTRSGSKILKLKGHTDNIRALLLDSTGRYCLSGSSDSMIRLWDIGQQRCVHSYAVHTDSVWALASTPTFSHVYSGGRDFSLYLTDLQTKESSLLSTGEHPILQLALHNDSIWAASTDSSVHRWPAEGCNPQKIFQKGNSFLAGNLSFSRARVSLEGALPVPLYKEPTLTIRGTPGIVQHEVLNNKRHVLTKDTSGSVKLWEITKGVVVEDYGKVSFKEKKEELFEMVSVPAWFTVDTRLGTLSVHLDTPQCFSAEMYSADLNIIGKPEDDKVNLGRETLKGLLAHWLRKRKQRMGSPASANGDLSGKDVSSRSLIHSRAEVDVSSENDAMVYPPFEFSVVSPPSIVTEGSHGGPWRKKITDLDGTEDEKDFPWWCLDCVLNNRLPPRENTKCSFYLHPCEGSPVQILTQGKLSAPRILRIHKVINYVVEKMVLDKPLDNLLADGSFTPGLTGSQSQLQAIGDGSFRSGSGFKPWQKLKPSIEILCNNQVLSPDMSLATVRSYVWKKPDDLVLNYRVVQGR, from the exons ATGCACCGTGTGGCTAGTACGGGTAACGCAAACAATTCAACTCGTCCTCGAAAGGAGAAGAGATTAACATATGTGTTGCACGACCCTGACGACACAAAG CATTGTGCAGGCATAAACTGTCTGGCCCTACTTACGTCTGCAATATCTGATGGGTCAGATTATCTCTTTACTGGAAGCCGTGATGGCAGGCTAAAACGATGGGCGCTTTCTGAGGATGTGGCAACTTGCTCTGCTACCTTTGAATCTCATGTGGACTGG GTTAACGATGCTGTTCTTGTCGGGGACAATACACTCGTTTCTTGTTCTTCAGATGCAACTCTTAAG ACATGGAATGCTTTGTCCACTGGAACTTGTGTTAGAACACACCGCCAACATACTGATTATGTTACTTGCCTCGCAGCAGCTGGAAAAAAT AGCAATATTGTTGCCTCTGGGGGCCTTGGTGGGGAGGTTTTTATGTGGGATATTGAAGCTGCACTTGCTCCAGTGTCTAAGTGCAACGATGCTTCGGTTGATGAGTCTACAAATGGTATTGCCAACTCATTACCTTCGACAAACTTGCGTAATATCAGCTCAAGCAACAGTATATCCTTGCACACTactcaaactcaagggtacattCCAATTGCTGCCAAAGGCCATAAGGAGTCTGTTTATGCATTGGCCATGAATGAAGGTGGGTCAATTCTTGTTTCTGGTGGCACAGAAAAG GTTGTACGTGTCTGGGACACAAGATCAGGATCAAAGATTCTAAAGCTTAAAGGGCACACAGATAACATTAGGGCTCTACTTCTGGATTCTACTGGCAG GTATTGTTTGTCAGGATCATCAGATTCTATGATAAG GCTTTGGGATATAGGTCAGCAGAGATGTGTTCATTCTTATGCAGTTCATACAGATTCTGTTTGGGCACTTGCCAGCACCCCAACATTTAGTCATGTTTATAGTGGGGGCCGAGACTTTTCA TTATACTTGACAGACTTGCAAACAAAAGAGAGTAGTTTGCTTTCCACCGGTGAACACCCTATTCTTCAATTAGCTTTGCACAATGATAGCATATGGGCTGCATCAACAGATTCTTCAGTTCATAGATGGCCAGCTGAAGGATGCAACCCTCAAAAGATTTTCCAAAAAGGCAATTCCTTTTTAGCTGGAAACTTGTCCTTTTCAAGAGCAAGGGTGTCACTAGAAGGAGCTCTCCCA gtTCCTTTATATAAAGAACCCACCTTAACTATCAGGGGCACCCCTGGAATTGTGCAACATGAAGTTTTAAATAACAAGAGGCATGTGTTGACAAAG GATACATCTGGTTCGGTGAAGCTTTGGGAGATTACCAAAGGTGTTGTGGTTGAAGATTATGGAAAG GTTTCATTTAAGGAGAAAAAGGAAGAGCTATTTGAGATG GTTAGTGTTCCCGCTTGGTTCACAGTGGATACCAGGCTCGGAACTTTGTCCGTCCATTTGGATACTCCCCAGTGCTTTTCTGCAGAGATGTATTCAGCAGATCTTAATATCATTGGGAAGCCTGAAGACGACAAG GTTAATTTGGGTCGAGAAACCCTAAAAGGACTCTTGGCTCACTGGTTAAGAAAACGAAAGCAAAGAATGGGGTCTCCTGCTTCAGCTAATGGAGACTTATCTGGAAAGGATGTTTCTTCTAGAAGTCTTATCCATTCGAGAGCTGAGGTTGACGTGAGTTCTGAAAATGATGCTATGGTTTATCCTCCGTTTGAATTCTCAGTTGTTTCCCCTCCTTCAATTGTTACTGAGGGCAGTCATGGAGGTCCGTGGAGGAAAAAAATAACTGATTTAGATGGAACGGAAGATGAGAAAGACTTTCCCTGGTGGTGTCTAGACTGTGTTTTGAATAATCGGTTACCTCCCAGAGAAAATACAAA ATGTAGTTTCTATTTGCATCCATGTGAAGGCTCTCCAGTCCAGATCCTGACACAAGGAAAGCTAAGTGCTCCACGTATATTAAGAATTCACAAA GTTATTAATTATGTGGTTGAAAAGATGGTGCTCGATAAACCTTTGGATAACTTACTTGCTGATGGTAGTTTTACCCCTGGACTTACTGGGTCACAGTCACAACTACAAGCAATCGGGGATGGATCTTTCCGATCTGGATCTGGATTCAAACCTTGGCAAAAGCTTAAACCTTCAATTGAAATATTGTGCAACAATCAG GTGTTATCTCCTGACATGAGCTTAGCCACTGTGCGATCTTATGTATGGAAGAAACCAGATGACCTGGTCCTAAATTACAGAGTTGTTCAAGGAAGATGA
- the LOC131610636 gene encoding phytyl ester synthase 1, chloroplastic-like isoform X2 — MASLTMAFGVSPIPTIKTTTTSLRKHRHKLQVHQPRNLDVLSSESDPLNGASSSSVSVEANQNGSAIKEVVKSKVPSSLSSRVVVDDDEEAGLAPLWDDGYGNRTVEDYFAVSKEICKFDGGPPRWFCPIESTRPSNDSPTMMFLPGMDGTGFGLSLHHQALARFFEVRCLHIPVHDRTPFEGLVKLVEEAVKLEHAQSPKKPIYLLGDSLGGCLALAVAARNPTVDLILILVNPATSFGKSQLQPLLPILEAMPDELHVTVPFLLSFIMGEPLKMASVNIGNGLPPTKIMEKLSNNLTSLLPCLPLADIIPKDTLLWKIKLLKSAAAYTNSRLHAVRAEVLVLASGKDNMLPSVNEAQRLAGTLKNCKIRIFKDNGHTLLLEDCIGLLTIIKGTCMYRRSGRHDLVTNFIPPSMTEFRYAMDEVVGLFRSVTGSVMFSTLEDGKIVKGLSGVPDEGPVLFVGYHMLLGLELISLTDEFLSQKGIALRGIAHPDLFTGKIESTSSEFSMVDWVKVFGGVPVSASNLFKLLSTKSHVLLYPGGAREALHFKGEEYKLIWPDHPEFVRMAARFGATIVPFGAVGEDDIAEIALDYNDLMKIPIVNGYIKDLNRDSVKIRDEKSGEVANQNLSFPVLLPKIPGRFYYLFGKPIRMKGMENIVKDRENVNELYLQIKSEVEKNIDYLIKKREEDPYRNLIDRKMYQTFYPAQTDQTPTFNP, encoded by the exons ATGGCTTCTCTAACAATGGCTTTCGGAGTTTCACCCATTCCCAccataaaaacaacaacaacatctctAAGAAAACACCGTCACAAACTCCAAGTTCATCAACCACGTAACTTAGATGTACTATCTTCCGAATCCGATCCACTCAACGgagcttcttcttcttcggtTTCTGTTGAAGCAAACCAAAATGGTTCTGCTATCAAGGAGGTAGTAAAAAGCAAGGTTCCTTCATCATTGAGTTCTagagttgttgttgatgatgatgaagaagctgGTTTGGCACCACTTTGGGACGATGGATATGGGAATCGTACGGTGGAAGATTACTTTGCTGTGTCGAAAGAGATTTGCAAGTTTGATGGTGGGCCACCACGTTGGTTCTGCCCAATTGAATCTACTCGTCCTTCCAATGATTCTCCCACTATGATGTTTTTACCCG GGATGGATGGGACTGGATTTGGTCTATCTTTGCATCATCAAGCTCTTGCCAG GTTTTTTGAAGTTCGTTGCTTGCATATTCCTGTTCATGATCGAACGCCATTTGAAG GACTggtgaaacttgttgaagaagCTGTTAAACTGGAGCATGCTCAATCGCCAAAGAAGCCGATTTATCTGCTCGGCGATTCCTTAGGTGGATGCCTTGCACTTGCCGTTGCCGCTCGTAATCCAACGGTTGATCTAATACTTATTTTAGTCAATCCTG CTACATCCTTTGGTAAATCTCAGTTGCAACCTTTGTTACCTATCTTGGAGGCTATGCCGGATGAATTACATGTAACtgttccatttcttcttagtttTATCATGG GTGAACCATTGAAGATGGCATCGGTCAATATTGGAAACGGGCTTCCTCCTACGAAGATAATGGAAAAACTGTCAAACAACCTTACTTCATTGCTGCCATGTCTTCCT CTGGCTGATATTATACCAAAAGACACTCTTCTTTGGAAGATTAAACTTCTCAAATCAGCTGCTGCATATACTAATTCGCGTCTGCATGCTGTCAGAGCCGAAGTACTTGTACTTGCTAG TGGCAAGGATAACATGCTTCCTAGTGTAAATGAAGCTCAAAGACTCGCGGGTACGTTGAAGAACTGCAAAATTCGTATCTTCAAGGACAACGGACACACCCTTCTTTTG GAAGATTGTATTGGTCTGCTAACAATCATCAAGGGAACTTGCATGTACCGACGTTCGGGGAGGCATGATTTGGTCACGAACTTCATTCCCCCCAGTATGACAGAATTCAGATATGCAATGGATGAAGTAGTTGG ATTATTCCGTTCTGTTACTGGATCGGTGATGTTCTCTACATTGGAGGACGGAAAGATAGTAAAAGGTCTATCAGGTGTTCCAGATGAAGGTCCTGTCTTATTCGTCGGTTATCACATGTTGTTGGGATTAGAACTTATCTCACTTACAGATGAATTTTTAAGTCAGAAGGGTATTGCTCTTCGCGGAATAGCCCATCCTGATCTGTTTACAGGAAAAATCGAGAGCACTTCTTCTGAGTTTTCTATGGTTGATTGGGTGAAGGTATTTGGTGGTGTGCCTGTTTCCGCAAGCAATCTTTTTAAATTGCTTTCAACTAAATCTCATGTTCTCCTATATCCTGGTGGTGCTCGCGAGGCTCTCCATTTCAAG GGTGAAGAATACAAGTTGATTTGGCCTGATCATCCCGAATTCGTGAGAATGGCGGCACGATTTGGCGCTACCATTGTGCCATTTGGAGCTGTAGGCGAAGATGATATCGCTGAA ATAGCTCTTGACTACAACGACTTAATGAAGATTCCGATAGTCAACGGTTACATCAAAGATCTTAATCGAGACTCAGTCAAAATTCG AGATGAGAAAAGTGGCGAGGTAGCAAACCAAAACCTGTCATTTCCGGTGCTTCTACCGAAAATACCGGGTCGATTTTACTATCTATTTGGGAAGCCGATAAGAATGAAAGGCATGGAGAATATAGTAAAAGACAGAGAAAATGTGAACGAATTGTACCTGCAGATTAAGTCTGAAGTTGAGAAAAACATAGATTATTTGATCAAGAAGAGAGAGGAGGATCCTTATAGGAATTTAATAGATAGGAAAATGTATCAGACATTTTATCCTGCTCAAACTGATCAAACCCCAACATTTAATCCCTGA